The following proteins are encoded in a genomic region of Caldilineales bacterium:
- a CDS encoding NUDIX hydrolase: MPDFIFCPRCANRLVEKRLYGRQRSYCPACGFIHFREPRLAVGGLITEGERVLLIRRLAVPRIGFWAVPSGFVEYDEQPRPALVREIEEETGMEVEVGRVVEVYANADPSRPGVFLLFEARPTGGQLRPGDDVSEARWFGPADLPWADLAFEQMNGVLRAFWRLDALEPS; this comes from the coding sequence ATGCCCGACTTCATTTTCTGCCCGCGCTGCGCCAATCGATTGGTGGAAAAACGACTATATGGCCGCCAGCGCAGCTACTGCCCGGCTTGCGGCTTTATCCATTTTCGCGAGCCGAGGTTGGCGGTGGGTGGGCTGATCACCGAGGGGGAGCGGGTGCTGCTGATCCGGCGGCTGGCGGTCCCGCGCATCGGCTTCTGGGCCGTGCCGTCGGGCTTCGTCGAGTACGACGAGCAGCCGCGACCGGCGCTGGTCCGTGAGATCGAGGAAGAGACGGGGATGGAGGTCGAGGTGGGGCGGGTGGTCGAGGTCTATGCCAACGCCGACCCCAGCCGTCCGGGCGTGTTCCTGTTGTTCGAGGCGCGGCCGACCGGCGGGCAACTCCGGCCCGGCGATGATGTCAGCGAAGCGCGCTGGTTTGGCCCCGCCGACCTCCCCTGGGCCGATCTGGCGTTCGAGCAGATGAACGGCGTCTTGCGGGCGTTCTGGCGGCTGGACGCGCTGGAACCTTCGTGA
- a CDS encoding glycosyltransferase family 39 protein, producing MTSAFGSRAEHPGQDAGRRRRLVMLAALILLGFLLRLIRLDFQPLWWDEGYSVWFAARPVADMMRLTAADIHPPLYYALLHGWSGLFGLSPAALRFFSLIAGLLAIPLAYLGGRDLRNPRAGVIAAALVAINPLAIYYSQEIRMYGLAATLSLAALWVGWRWAQPGARLRFGIAYTLALVAGLHTLYYFALLPLAQFIWMLASARRRFWPWLAALAAAGLLYVPWILFAGPKLLAYVAYKVVQDNDAPLGLLAYLGRHLSAFLVGHLEGPLAGLWPWAILLLLPFALLLLRRRSEEAPRSRRFAPALTYLALCLALPLGIAFVQQLRTPFIPPRFERILLFCAPAFWLLLATGVERLMQRWRAAAIAFVALLFAATAASLTTFYLSPRYPDADYRPLIAAVRAQARPNDSVFAIFPWQTGYFWTYLPEETGPAIVPSPGDDWTPDTRAALDRLLTQGAVWFPEHLALGGILETAAEDYLAQGDYQLENRWFNQQTRLTAWAAAPAGPRQELAAPVAWENGVTLSSAQMVESDARLFFDLAWAGDRTVDPAGLTFSLWLTDPAAGARWAQRDVTPFAQPWPPLDPAQPPWTNRDRIALAIPPGTPPGTYQLWAALLDAAQTPIALAGPTPGAQALLGEVTVAPAADSAPVSPDHPSALRGDAVAFLGHDRPETTQLPGDDLALSLYWQPAAPLSPDRDVFVQLLGRGGQVVAGLEGPPIPWLPTSAWAASAPIRSQHHLRLPADLPAGRYRLIAGLFDPATEAREQWQGRDYLDLGRVEVGAREHSFQPSTPSYPLAAIWQGGHRLRGYDLAGEIGPSQAITLTLHWQPAGPTAERYRVFVHLLGPDGTILAQHDGDPAGGALPTTAWLPRETVLDPHPLHLPAALPPGPYRLIAGLYDPDTGQRLPVVDDGGAVTSDFIALPLP from the coding sequence ATGACCTCAGCCTTCGGGTCTCGCGCCGAGCACCCCGGCCAAGACGCCGGCCGGCGACGCCGTTTGGTCATGTTGGCGGCGCTCATCTTGTTGGGTTTTCTTCTGCGCCTCATCCGGTTGGACTTCCAACCGTTGTGGTGGGACGAGGGCTATAGCGTCTGGTTTGCCGCCCGGCCCGTGGCCGACATGATGCGGTTGACGGCAGCCGACATCCACCCGCCGCTTTACTACGCTCTGCTGCACGGTTGGAGCGGACTGTTCGGGCTGTCCCCGGCCGCGCTACGGTTCTTCAGCCTGATTGCCGGGCTTCTGGCCATCCCCCTGGCCTATCTTGGGGGTCGGGATCTGCGCAACCCCAGGGCCGGAGTCATCGCCGCCGCCCTCGTCGCCATCAACCCCCTGGCCATCTACTACAGCCAGGAAATCCGCATGTATGGGCTGGCCGCCACCCTCAGCCTGGCGGCCTTGTGGGTGGGCTGGCGCTGGGCGCAGCCGGGCGCGCGCCTCCGCTTCGGGATCGCCTACACCCTGGCCCTGGTCGCGGGGCTGCACACCCTCTACTACTTCGCCCTGCTGCCGCTGGCCCAGTTCATTTGGATGCTGGCATCCGCCCGGCGGCGCTTCTGGCCCTGGCTGGCGGCCCTGGCTGCCGCCGGACTGCTCTACGTGCCCTGGATCCTCTTCGCCGGCCCCAAACTGCTCGCTTATGTCGCCTACAAAGTCGTCCAGGACAACGACGCCCCCCTCGGCCTGCTCGCTTATCTCGGACGCCACCTCAGCGCCTTCCTCGTCGGCCATCTCGAAGGCCCGCTGGCCGGACTCTGGCCCTGGGCCATCCTCCTGCTGCTGCCGTTCGCCCTCCTCCTGCTTCGGCGCCGCTCTGAGGAAGCCCCCCGGTCTCGCCGCTTCGCCCCGGCCCTCACCTACCTGGCCCTCTGCCTGGCCCTCCCGCTGGGCATCGCCTTCGTCCAGCAGCTGCGCACCCCCTTCATCCCGCCCCGCTTCGAGCGCATCCTCCTCTTCTGCGCCCCGGCCTTCTGGCTGCTGCTGGCCACCGGCGTCGAGCGGCTGATGCAACGCTGGCGGGCGGCGGCCATCGCCTTCGTCGCCCTCCTTTTTGCAGCCACGGCCGCCAGCCTGACCACCTTCTACCTCAGCCCGCGCTATCCCGACGCCGACTATCGCCCCCTGATCGCCGCCGTCCGCGCCCAGGCCCGGCCCAACGACAGCGTTTTCGCCATCTTCCCCTGGCAGACCGGCTACTTCTGGACCTATCTGCCGGAGGAAACCGGCCCCGCCATCGTCCCCAGCCCCGGCGACGACTGGACACCCGACACCCGCGCCGCGCTCGACCGCCTCCTGACACAAGGGGCGGTTTGGTTCCCCGAACACCTGGCCCTCGGCGGCATCCTCGAAACCGCTGCCGAAGACTATCTCGCCCAGGGCGACTATCAGCTCGAAAACCGCTGGTTCAACCAGCAAACGCGGCTTACGGCCTGGGCAGCCGCGCCCGCTGGCCCCCGCCAGGAATTGGCCGCGCCCGTCGCCTGGGAAAACGGCGTCACCCTGTCCTCCGCCCAGATGGTCGAATCGGATGCACGGCTGTTCTTCGACCTGGCCTGGGCGGGAGATCGGACTGTGGACCCCGCCGGCCTCACCTTCTCGCTCTGGCTCACCGACCCGGCGGCCGGCGCGCGCTGGGCGCAGCGCGATGTCACCCCCTTCGCCCAACCCTGGCCGCCGCTCGACCCTGCCCAGCCCCCCTGGACGAACCGCGACCGCATCGCCCTGGCCATCCCACCCGGCACGCCGCCCGGAACCTACCAGCTCTGGGCCGCCCTGCTCGACGCCGCCCAAACGCCCATCGCCCTCGCCGGCCCCACACCGGGCGCGCAGGCACTGCTGGGAGAAGTCACAGTCGCTCCAGCGGCGGACTCAGCCCCCGTCTCCCCCGATCACCCCTCCGCCCTCCGGGGCGATGCCGTCGCCTTCCTCGGCCACGACCGGCCCGAAACCACCCAACTCCCCGGCGACGACCTCGCCCTCAGTCTCTACTGGCAGCCGGCCGCTCCCCTTTCGCCCGACCGGGACGTCTTCGTTCAGCTTCTGGGTCGGGGGGGGCAGGTCGTGGCCGGGCTGGAAGGGCCGCCCATCCCCTGGCTGCCAACATCGGCCTGGGCTGCCAGCGCACCGATCCGCAGCCAACACCACCTGCGCCTCCCCGCCGACCTCCCCGCCGGCCGCTATCGCCTCATCGCCGGGCTGTTCGACCCGGCCACCGAAGCACGGGAGCAGTGGCAAGGCCGGGATTACCTGGACTTGGGCCGGGTGGAGGTAGGGGCGCGGGAGCACAGCTTCCAGCCTTCGACGCCCAGCTATCCCCTCGCAGCCATCTGGCAGGGCGGGCACCGGCTGCGGGGCTATGACCTGGCGGGCGAGATCGGGCCGAGCCAGGCCATCACCCTGACTTTGCACTGGCAGCCGGCCGGCCCCACCGCCGAACGCTACCGCGTCTTCGTCCACCTGCTCGGCCCCGATGGCACGATCCTGGCCCAACATGACGGCGACCCTGCCGGCGGCGCCCTGCCCACCACCGCCTGGCTCCCCCGCGAGACCGTCCTCGATCCCCACCCTCTGCACTTGCCCGCCGCCCTCCCGCCCGGCCCTTATCGCCTCATCGCTGGGCTGTACGACCCGGACACCGGTCAGCGCCTGCCAGTGGTGGATGACGGCGGCGCCGTGACGAGTGATTTCATCGCCTTGCCGTTGCCCTGA
- a CDS encoding SH3 domain-containing protein: MTNPTRPRPAARLRLLAALLLLAFASLGCSVGRLIVAPTPTPTPTPPATLRPTDTVTPTPTITPTPTWTPTPTDTITPTPTETPIASATPTPLPPPEARIAIEQANIRSGPGPTFERIGHANQGQVFSIVGVNSEGTWWQICCLEGGLSGWVMGSLISISGNTDGLTASDIPTPPPAPPPAATDTPTPIPPTPTPAPLFYVGEGPLHFQTNNDWLTIWVKVYNLAGAPVSGWRVQLRRGGQVVFTSAPSRDVFEFSAPPDRGNRKPYNIKVEILNPGMGDWELYVIDGGGQIQSPLVRFSTASGDPNREKFVAFLAAQ; this comes from the coding sequence ATGACCAACCCCACTCGCCCGCGCCCCGCCGCCCGACTTCGCCTCCTTGCTGCGCTCTTGCTGCTCGCCTTTGCCAGTCTGGGTTGCAGCGTGGGCCGTTTGATCGTGGCCCCCACCCCCACCCCCACCCCCACCCCGCCCGCCACCCTGCGCCCCACCGACACCGTCACCCCCACCCCCACCATCACCCCCACCCCCACCTGGACGCCAACCCCCACCGACACCATCACCCCCACCCCCACCGAAACCCCCATCGCCTCGGCCACCCCCACGCCCCTCCCCCCGCCAGAGGCCCGCATCGCCATCGAGCAGGCCAACATCCGCAGCGGCCCCGGCCCCACCTTCGAGCGCATCGGCCATGCCAACCAGGGGCAGGTCTTCAGCATCGTCGGCGTCAACTCCGAGGGCACATGGTGGCAGATTTGCTGTCTGGAGGGCGGGCTTTCTGGTTGGGTGATGGGCAGCCTGATCAGCATCAGCGGCAACACCGACGGCCTCACCGCCTCGGACATCCCCACCCCGCCGCCGGCCCCGCCGCCGGCCGCCACCGACACCCCCACCCCCATCCCGCCCACGCCCACCCCGGCCCCGCTCTTCTATGTGGGCGAAGGCCCGCTCCACTTCCAGACCAACAACGATTGGCTGACCATCTGGGTCAAGGTCTATAACCTGGCCGGGGCGCCGGTATCCGGCTGGCGCGTCCAACTGCGGCGCGGGGGCCAGGTTGTCTTCACCAGCGCCCCCTCCCGCGATGTCTTCGAATTCTCTGCCCCGCCCGACCGCGGTAACCGCAAGCCCTACAACATCAAGGTCGAGATCCTGAACCCTGGGATGGGCGACTGGGAACTCTATGTTATCGACGGCGGCGGCCAAATCCAATCGCCCCTTGTCAGGTTCTCCACCGCAAGCGGAGATCCCAACCGGGAAAAATTCGTGGCTTTCCTCGCGGCGCAGTGA
- a CDS encoding SH3 domain-containing protein: MIAPPMRLFRFLPALLLALLLAGCNLGGRQQPQPSPTPRPTLHPTFTATPEPPSPTPAPPTATPEPPTATPELPSPTPEQPTATLEPPTATPAPVAPQVEITAPTVNLRGGPGTNYPRLTQAGRGQRLNILARNNAGDWFQVQTPNGQVAWVINSPQFTRPVGDTSAVAVAANIPAPPPTPRPAPRPTAQPTQPPAPTSPPPASYPFAAIGPSTSRTTNNFLNVFGAVKDKGGAWLAGYRLKATRNGADVPLSETSRPGGSDATCPGCGDNKMQNVKFEYGSQDAADWKIWLVDGNGVQVSPAISFQTNPANLQWLFIQFTRN, encoded by the coding sequence CCCTGCTCCTGGCCGGGTGCAACCTGGGCGGCCGGCAGCAGCCCCAGCCGTCCCCCACCCCGCGGCCCACCCTGCACCCCACCTTCACGGCCACGCCAGAGCCGCCCAGCCCCACCCCGGCGCCGCCCACCGCCACCCCCGAGCCACCCACCGCCACCCCCGAGCTGCCCTCGCCCACGCCCGAACAGCCCACCGCCACGCTGGAACCGCCCACAGCCACCCCAGCGCCGGTGGCGCCCCAGGTCGAGATCACCGCTCCCACCGTCAACCTGCGCGGCGGCCCCGGCACCAACTATCCCCGCCTCACCCAGGCCGGGCGCGGCCAGCGGCTGAACATCCTGGCCCGCAACAACGCCGGCGACTGGTTCCAGGTGCAGACGCCCAACGGCCAGGTCGCCTGGGTGATCAACAGCCCCCAATTCACCCGCCCGGTCGGAGACACATCAGCCGTAGCTGTGGCCGCCAACATCCCGGCCCCGCCGCCGACCCCGCGCCCCGCCCCGCGGCCCACGGCCCAACCCACGCAGCCCCCGGCCCCCACCAGCCCGCCCCCGGCCTCCTACCCCTTCGCGGCCATCGGCCCTTCGACCAGCCGCACCACCAACAACTTCCTCAACGTCTTCGGCGCCGTCAAAGACAAGGGCGGCGCCTGGCTTGCCGGCTATCGCCTCAAAGCCACCCGCAACGGCGCCGACGTCCCCCTGAGCGAAACCTCGCGCCCCGGCGGCAGCGACGCCACCTGCCCCGGCTGCGGCGACAACAAAATGCAGAACGTGAAATTCGAGTACGGCAGCCAGGATGCCGCCGACTGGAAAATCTGGCTGGTTGACGGCAACGGCGTCCAGGTCAGCCCCGCCATCTCGTTCCAAACCAACCCGGCCAACTTGCAGTGGCTGTTCATCCAGTTCACGCGCAACTGA